From the genome of Candidatus Eremiobacteraceae bacterium, one region includes:
- the rsmD gene encoding 16S rRNA (guanine(966)-N(2))-methyltransferase RsmD, whose protein sequence is MRLSGGDRARQNVSAPKGRKTRPTAAKVREAMFAVLGRRVHGARVLDLFAGSGALGFEAISRGAASVVFVDNDGAAAFAIRRNALHLIEDEDRWRILPMQATRALRTLRGTFDVILIDPPYERGAADELALLMQRGLLAPDGIAVVEHRSKETLALPTSMKLIKTSKYGDTSLTFAGVRTERELQASERSADDGRPRSPRS, encoded by the coding sequence AGGTCGCAAGACGCGTCCGACTGCGGCGAAAGTACGCGAGGCGATGTTCGCCGTGCTCGGGCGTCGCGTCCACGGCGCGCGCGTGCTCGATCTTTTCGCCGGCTCGGGCGCGCTCGGCTTCGAGGCGATCTCGCGCGGCGCGGCGAGCGTGGTCTTCGTCGACAACGACGGCGCCGCGGCCTTTGCGATCCGCCGGAACGCGCTGCACCTCATCGAAGACGAAGATCGCTGGCGCATCCTCCCGATGCAAGCGACCCGCGCGCTTCGCACGCTGCGCGGCACGTTCGACGTCATCCTCATCGATCCGCCGTACGAGCGCGGCGCGGCGGACGAGCTCGCGCTGCTCATGCAGCGAGGCTTGCTGGCCCCCGATGGGATCGCGGTCGTCGAACACAGGTCGAAGGAGACGCTCGCGCTGCCGACTTCGATGAAGCTCATCAAGACCTCGAAGTACGGCGACACGTCGCTCACCTTCGCCGGCGTCCGGACAGAACGCGAGCTGCAGGCGAGCGAACGTTCCGCCGACGACGGCCGTCCGCGTTCGCCGCGGAGCTAG